In Proteus vulgaris, one DNA window encodes the following:
- a CDS encoding LysR family transcriptional regulator, with protein sequence MTPTKRPIFNLELDLLRTFVAVVDGNTFAAAAESVCRTQSAVSQQMQRLESLIGKELFARQGRNKTLTEAGTQLLNYARRILRLNDEACLSLMHEEIDGILKIGSPDDTANTILPDLLARFSGAYPRLIMEIIVKRSPFLMSMLENNELDLAISTEEHVGYPKIVLRVSPSLWYCGKHFRFDLDEPLPLVVLDEPSTYRDMMINHLDQQGIRWRIAYIATTLSGARAAVRAGLGIMARSIELSGDDLRILGEKEGLPPLPAISYNLYLNANSPGKAAQILFDSLKNEQNEVINHADITLQ encoded by the coding sequence ATGACCCCTACAAAACGCCCTATTTTTAACTTAGAACTTGATTTACTCCGAACCTTTGTTGCTGTTGTCGATGGAAATACCTTTGCCGCGGCCGCAGAATCTGTTTGCCGTACTCAATCTGCGGTAAGCCAGCAAATGCAACGCCTTGAATCGTTGATAGGCAAAGAGCTGTTTGCTCGCCAAGGTCGAAATAAAACACTGACAGAAGCGGGTACACAACTGCTTAACTATGCTCGCCGTATTTTGCGCCTAAATGATGAAGCTTGTCTTTCATTAATGCATGAAGAAATTGATGGGATCTTAAAAATTGGCTCCCCTGATGATACGGCAAACACAATTTTACCTGATCTACTTGCACGTTTTTCAGGGGCGTATCCTCGTCTTATTATGGAAATCATTGTTAAACGTAGTCCGTTTTTAATGTCGATGCTAGAAAACAACGAGCTTGATTTAGCCATTTCTACTGAAGAACATGTGGGTTACCCCAAAATAGTGCTACGTGTTTCTCCTTCCTTATGGTATTGCGGAAAACATTTCAGGTTTGATCTTGATGAACCCTTGCCATTAGTTGTATTAGATGAACCCAGTACATACCGCGATATGATGATAAATCACCTTGATCAACAAGGTATTCGTTGGCGAATCGCTTATATTGCTACAACGCTTTCAGGTGCAAGAGCTGCTGTACGTGCGGGCTTAGGTATTATGGCACGTTCAATTGAGCTTTCAGGTGACGATTTGCGTATTTTAGGCGAAAAAGAAGGCTTACCCCCTTTACCAGCAATTAGTTATAACCTATATCTCAATGCCAATAGCCCAGGAAAAGCCGCACAAATACTGTTTGATTCGTTAAAGAATGAGCAAAATGAAGTGATTAATCATGCTGATATTACACTTCAATAA
- the fabZ gene encoding 3-hydroxyacyl-ACP dehydratase FabZ produces the protein MPISVSEIMEILPHRYPFLLIDGVISEPAELASGKLIAIKNITTNDTVVFGGFYPPLLLLESMAQAAGVLAHYYLSPMEEGQQCYFASIKKARFHDAVKAGDQLLIEIEFRRQRRTIVSFSGVVRIGEKIICTSEFMCARQ, from the coding sequence ATGCCCATTTCCGTCAGTGAAATAATGGAAATATTACCTCATCGTTATCCATTCTTATTAATTGATGGTGTTATTTCTGAGCCAGCTGAACTTGCTAGTGGCAAATTAATCGCAATTAAAAATATCACCACCAATGACACTGTTGTTTTTGGCGGGTTTTACCCTCCCTTACTACTCCTTGAAAGTATGGCTCAAGCCGCTGGAGTTCTTGCACATTACTATCTTTCTCCCATGGAAGAAGGCCAGCAATGTTATTTTGCCAGTATAAAAAAAGCACGTTTTCATGATGCAGTAAAAGCAGGTGATCAACTACTTATTGAGATCGAATTTCGTCGGCAGCGCCGTACTATTGTTAGTTTTTCTGGTGTTGTTCGTATTGGTGAAAAGATTATTTGCACATCTGAATTTATGTGTGCAAGGCAATAA
- a CDS encoding dihydrodipicolinate synthase family protein: protein MTQFHGIFPYLVSPVDQTKGTILESSLRRLVEHLISCGVHGLSPLGSTGEYAYLSQAQRNEIVRITVDQTAGRIPVIAGVAGFSTADACHQAEQYAQLGVDGMVLISQKMYPLSETAQAGYFQTIAEAFPEKSMTIYTNPGLLGDVLPISLFNELSYIPNIEYIKDASSNTGRLLTMINTFGERVKIFSASAHIPLLVLKLGGVGWMAGPACVLPKQCVELYELATKGDFDTALAKQKEMWQINEAFTKYSLASCIKASLNIQGFDVGLPILPQEPLNDVAMADLRQIIARLD from the coding sequence ATGACCCAATTCCATGGTATTTTTCCTTACCTTGTTTCCCCTGTTGATCAAACTAAAGGCACCATTCTTGAATCTTCATTACGTCGATTGGTCGAACATTTGATCTCATGTGGCGTTCATGGTTTAAGCCCGTTAGGTAGCACCGGTGAATACGCTTATCTCTCCCAAGCACAGCGTAATGAAATTGTGCGTATCACGGTTGATCAAACTGCGGGGCGTATCCCTGTTATCGCAGGGGTTGCCGGTTTTTCAACCGCAGATGCTTGTCATCAAGCCGAACAATACGCCCAATTAGGTGTAGATGGCATGGTGCTGATTTCACAAAAAATGTACCCGTTAAGTGAAACCGCACAAGCAGGTTATTTCCAAACTATTGCTGAAGCATTTCCTGAAAAATCCATGACAATTTATACCAATCCGGGGCTTTTGGGTGATGTTCTTCCTATCTCTTTATTTAATGAACTTAGTTATATCCCCAATATTGAATATATTAAAGATGCTTCAAGCAATACAGGTCGATTGCTTACTATGATCAATACCTTTGGTGAACGCGTGAAGATCTTTAGTGCTTCGGCACATATTCCATTACTTGTATTAAAACTTGGTGGTGTCGGTTGGATGGCCGGCCCTGCTTGTGTATTACCAAAGCAATGTGTTGAACTGTACGAACTTGCAACAAAAGGTGACTTTGATACGGCATTAGCAAAACAAAAAGAGATGTGGCAAATCAACGAAGCCTTTACCAAATATTCGTTAGCATCATGTATTAAAGCCTCTCTAAATATTCAAGGTTTTGATGTAGGCTTGCCTATTTTACCGCAAGAGCCTCTAAACGATGTCGCAATGGCGGATCTACGCCAAATTATTGCTCGCCTTGATTAA